The following DNA comes from Acidimicrobiia bacterium.
TCGGCAGCGTTGAGCACGGCCGGAGCCGACCCGCCGCTCCTGCCGGCCTCGTAGCCGAGGCGCAGGCAGGGGAGCTGATCGAGGTCAGGCTCCAGGAACTCGAGCACCGCGCCGGCCAGGGAGAACGGCTTGGGGTCGAACGCCAGACGCTGCGGGTGACCGAGGGCATAGGCGATCGGGACCCGCATGTCGGGCGCGCCCAGGTGGGCTTGATACGAGCCGTCGGAGAACTCGACGAGTCCATGGACGATGCTCTGCGGGTGGATGACGACGCCGATGCGGTCGTACGACACGCCGAACAGATGGTGCGCTTCGATCACCTCGAACGCCTTGTTCATGAGTGTCGCCGAGTCGATGGTGATCCGGGGCCCCATCGACCAGGTCGGATGGTCGAGCGCCTCCTCCACCGTCACCTCCTCGAGGTCCTCCAGGGGGCGTCCTCGAAACGGTCCGCCGGATGCGGTGAGCACGAGCCGCGACACCGAGTCGGCATCCTCGCCGTCGAGCAGTTGGAAGAGTGCGCTGTGCTCGGAGTCGATGGGGATCAGCTCGCCCCCGCCGCGGGCAGCGGCGTCGAGCAACACCGTGCCGGCGCTGACCAGGCTCTCCTTGTTGGCCAGGGCGAGCCGGTTGCCGGACTCGAGGGCGATCGCCGAGGCCCGAAGTCCGGCAGCGCCGACGATGGCGTTGACCACGGTGGCATCCGGTATCGCCGCCAATTCGGCTACGGCTTCCGAGCCGAACGAAACCCGTTCTCCGAGATCGGCGGTGAAGCGCTCCCGCTCGTCGCCGGTGGGGGCGGCGACCGCCACCCGAACCTCGGGACGGGCCGTGGCGATCGCATGCAGGTCGTTGGATCCCCGGCCGGCGGCGATCGCTACCACCGGCCGCCCGAGCCGATCACACACCTCGAGCGTCTGCCTGCCGATGGAGCCGGTGACACCGAGGACGACGACTGGCGTCACCCGGCCAGGCCCTGAACGGTGAACAGCACCCAGGCCCCCGGAACGACGAACAGGAGGGCGTCGATCCGGTCGAGGATGCCGCCATGCCCGGGGAGGATCACCCCCATGTCCTTGATGCCCATGCTCCGCTTGAACATGGACTCAGCGAGATCGCCCAACGGGGCGAGCACCGACACCACCGCGGCCAGCGCGAGGGCGTGAGCCAGCGAGATCTCCTCGAAGACGAACGACATCCCCGCAGCGGCGCCGAAGGTGGCGACGATCCCACCGAGCAGCCCCTCCACCGTCTTGTTGGGTGACACCAGCGGGGCGAGGCGGCGGCGCCCCATCACGCGACCGAACCCGTAGGCGCCGATGTCCATGGCGGCGGTGGTTACCACCACGGTGAGCATGAGCGCGTGGAACCCGGGCGCTTTGATCAAGGGGAACGCGAACGAGGCGGTGACGGTAACCCACACGACTCCCAGCAGGGTCAACCCGCCGTTGGTGAGCGCGTCGCGACCGAGCGGGGCGAAGGCGTAGACGAAGTAGGTGACCACGGCCACCAGGCACAGCACCACCGGGATGGCGAGCGGGCCATGGAACCAGACGCCGAACAACACCCCCAGGCCCCCCAGGTAACCGAACAGGGCGATCGGTCGGAGTCGGGCTCGACGCAGCGCCGTGTAGTACTCGATGAGGGCGATGAGCACCACGAGCCCGATGAACACGGCAAACGCCTCGCGCCCGACCCACATCGACCCGAGGAGCAGGCCGAGGAGCACGAGTCCGGTGAACACCCGGGTCCCCAGATCGGAGCGGGTCCGCTCGACGTAGGTGTCCTCCTCATCGCCGCCGAGGTCCGCCACGTCGTCGTAGCCGATGACCCCGGTCCCGAGGCCGGGCATGGAGGCCGACATCGCCTGCCACTCCAGGTCCTCGTCGCCAGCCTGGTACATCGCCTCGGCGAGGCCGCGATGCTCCCGCGTCGCCGAAGTGGCGTAGCTGTCCGCGTCGAGGTCCAGCTCGGCGTCGTCATCGATGACGACCGCCGGTGGGCTGTCGTCCTGTCTCCCATCCAGGTCGTCATCGTCCTGCACCTCGTCGAACCACTCGTCCTCGCCGCCCATCTCGTCGTCCAGGGGGTCCGCGGCCAACGCTGCGGCCTCCCGGGCTGGCAGCGGGGGGTCGTCGACGAGCGGCTGTTCGGCGGCCAGCCATACCGGTTCCTCCGGGCGGGCCGGCGGCGGCGGCAGGGACGGCGGCGAATCGTCGGTCCACGGCGGGGACGGCGCGAACACCGACGAGCCCGGCTCTGGCGGGTCCTCCTCCTGAACACCCTCACGCAGCCAGGCAGTCTCCTTCGGATCCGCCTCCACCCAGGCGTCGGTCTCGGACTCTCCTGGCTCGTCGCGGTGTCGTGGCCGGCCACCCTCCTCCGCACCCACGGCGGCGCCCTTCTCCGCGGCCCGGGCCGCCTTGCGGGCGCGACGACGCTCCTTGCGACTCATCTCCTCGGGTGGCCCGTCACCCGAATGCCCGGGCGCAGCCGGGGACGCAGGGAGTGAACCCACGAACTCATCCCAGTCGTAGAGGCCTTGGCCGTCCTCGGCTCCGAGGGCCTCGTAGGCACGCGCCGTGGCGACGCCATGAGGCATGTCGGTGTCGGCAGGCGGGACGGCGGGGGTCGGTGGGTCCTCACCATCGGGGTCGGGTGCGGGAGCGGGTTCCCAGGCGTCGTCGACCGGACCCGGCTCCTCTACGACTTCGGGGGCGACCTCGAAGAGTGTCTCCTGCTCACGATCGTACGAGTCGGGATCCAGGTCCACCGGCGCCGAATTGGACCCGACCTCGGAGTCCCCATCGAAGCCACGGGACTCAACGTGCTCGGCGGCGTGGGTGGCGTCGGTCGCCCACGCCGGGAGGTCGACGAACTCGCCAGTGTCGCCCACGGGGACGGGGGGAGGGATCTCCTCGGCCTCGGAGTCACTCCAGTCGCGCTCGTCGGACGAGTCGCTCAAGACGAGGTCGTCGGCGTCGGGCGAGGACTCTTCCGGGTCGTACCCGCCGGTCCTGTCGTCTCCGCTGTCGTTCACCCTGCCTCCTCGGTGACGCCGGTCACACCTCGAGCAGTTCGGCCTCTTTGTGGGCGAGGAGATCGTCGAGCCGCGCGATGTGCTGGTCGGTGACCTCCTGAAGGCGCGCCTCGCCGCGGTGGATGTCGTCCTCAGAGACCTCACCCTCGAGGGCCTCCATCTCATCCTTGCTGTGCCGACGGATGTTACGGACGGCGACCCGCCCTTCCTCGACCATGTTGCGGACCACCCGGATCAGCTCCTTACGGCGCTCCTCGGTCAGCGGCGGAAACGACAGGCGAATCACGGAGCCGTCGTTGGAGGGGTTGAGGCCGAGACCGGCAGCCTGCAACGCCTTCTGGACAGCACTGACCGACCCGGGATCGAAGGGTTGGACGACGAGCAGCTGCGCCTCCGGAACCGAGATCGATGCCAGCTGCTGGAGGGGCGTGGGAGCGCCGTAGTAGTCGACGGTGACGCGCTGCAACAGCGCCGGATTCGCCCGACCGGTGCGGATGGTGGCGAATTCGCTCTGGGCGTGCGCCACCGCCTGGTCCATCTTCGCCGAAGCCTCGGCGAGGAGTTCGTCGATCACCGCTCGCCTCCTCTCAGCGGACGAGCGTCCCGATCGCTTCGCCCCGTACGGCCCGCGCGATGTTCCCGGGGACCGTGATGTTGAAGACCCGGATCGGGAGGCCGTTGTCCATGCACATCGTAATGGCGGTGCTGTCCATGACCCGGAGTCCCCGCTCCAGTACCTCCATGTAGCTCAGGTCGGGTAGCAACTGGGCGTCGGGAACCTGCTCCGGGTCGGCGTCATAAACGCCGTCCACCCGGGTTCCCTTCAGCACCATCTCGGCGCCGATCTCGGCTGCGCGCAGCGCCAGGGCGGTGTCGGTGGTGAAGAACGGGTTTCCGGTACCGCCGGCGAAGATCACCACCCTGCCCTTTTCGAGATGACGGATGGCTCGCAGCCGAATGTACGGCTCGGCCACCTGGGCGATGCCGATCGCCGTCTGTACCCGGGCCGGGGCCCCGGCGCCCTCTATGGCGTCGCGCAATGCCAGGGCGTTGATCACCGTGGCCAGCATTCCCATGTAATCGGCGTTGGCGCGGTCCATGCCCGCCGCCGCCGAGGACAGGCCGCGGAAGATGTTGCCGCCCCCCACGATGATGGCGATCTGGTGCCCCTCAGACGACACCTCGGCGATCTCGGTGGCCAGCCGCTGCACCGTCTTCGGGTCGATGCCGTAGCCGGTCTCCGGATCTGCGAAGGACTCTCCCGACAGCTTGAGGGCGACCCTGGTCACTCTGCTGAGTCCTCCCCCACACCGAGGCGGCTGAAGCGACGAACCGCGATGTTCTCTCGCATCTGCACCCCGAGTGCCTCGACCATATCCCCAACGGTACCGGCGAACTTCTCCGCGTTGGCGAATGTCTGGTCGAGGAGCACGGTGTCGGCGTAGAAGGAGCCGACCTTGCCGTCGACGATCTTGGCGATGACCTCTTCCGGCTTGCCCTCGTTGCGCGCCTGAGCAGTGATGATGGACCGCTCGTCGTCGATCGCCGAGTCGGGCACCTCGTCACGGCTCAACCAGCGGGGCCGCGCCCAGGCGACGTGCATGGCGATGTCGTTGGCCGCAACCTTGAACTCGGTGCTCTTGGCGACGAAGTCGGTCTCACAGACCAGTTCGACGAGCACGCCGATCACCGGTCGATCGGCCTGAAAGTGCAGATACGAGCCGATAGTGCCCTGGTCTGCGGCGCGGTCGGCGCGCTTGCGTGCCGAGGCGAGCCCGCGCTCCATGAGCAGACGCTCGGCGGCCTCGAGGTCGCCGGCGGACTCTTCGAGAGCCCGCTTGGCATCCATCATGCCGGCGCCGGTCTTCTTTCGGAGCGCGGCGACGTCCTGGGCGGTGATCGTCGTCACGACGCCTCCACCGTGGCCGCATCGTCAGCGGCCGCATCGTCAGCGGCCGCATCGTCGGCGCCCTTGCGCTTCGCCTTGGCCAGTTCGGCACCCTCGAGGGCAGCGTCGGCGATAGCGGACCCCATCAGCTGAGCGGCGCGGATCGCGTCGTCGTTGCCGGGGATCACATGGTCGACATCGTCGGGATCACAGTTGGTGTCAACCACGGCCACCACCGGGATCCCGAGACGGCTGGCCTCGGTGACGGCGATACGCTCGGTGCGCACGTCGATCACGAACACCGCATCGGGTGCTCGCTGCATGTCGCGAACCCCGCCGAGCACGGCGCGCAGCTTCTCGAGCTCGCGCCGCAGCTTGAGACGCTCCTTCTTGGGGAGGGCGTTCATCACGCCGGTGTCGTCCATCTGCTCCAGCTCGCGCATGTACAGGATGCGCTGGCGGATCGTCTGGAAGTTGGTGAGCATCCCGCCGAGCCAGCGATGGTTCACGTAGGGCATCCCGGAGCGGGTAGCCGCCTCCTGGACCACCATCTGCGCCTGCTTCTTGGTACCGACGAACAGGACCACACCGCCGCCGGCGACCAGGTCGCGGATGAAGGCGGTGGCGCGTTCGGTCGCCTCGAGGGTCTGACGCAGATCGATGATGTGGATCCCGTTGCGCTCGGAGAAGATGTAGGGACGCATCTTCGGGTTCCAGCGCCGGGTCTGGTGCCCGAAGTGCACGCCTGCTTCGAGCAGCTGTTTCATGGTGACAGCGGCCACCGTTCCTCCTTCGTTGCGGTTGGTCTCTCGCCCCGGCCGCTGGAACCCCTCATCCGGATCTCACGATCCGACCGCAGAGGGACGGCGTATGGGGCGTGTGGTTAGGAGCCGAGTGTAGAGCGATCTCGCGATTCGCAATTCGCAATTCGCAATTCGCCATTAGCCAGAACCCCCACGACCTGTCGGAACACTTCTGGCCACGAGCCAAAAGCCAAGAGCTGGTTCTTATCCTGGCTCCATCATTCGGTTGCGGAGGCTCATCACGGCCTTGGTGTGAATCTGGCAGATGCGTGACTCGGTGACGCCGAGCACGCCGCCGATCTCGGCGAGGGTCAGACCCTCGTAGTAGTACAGGGTCACCACCAGGCGCTCGCGGTCGGCGAGGCGGCTGATGGCGTCGGTCAGGAAGTACCGGGTCTCCTGTTTTTCGAACGAGCCGCTTGGATCCATCGACTGAGGATCGGAGAGCAGATCACCAAGGGTCGCCGAGCCACGGTCGCCAGGGTCGAGCAGCTCGTCCAGGGCGACGAATCCGAGCGAAGCGATCTCACCCAGACGCGTTTGCAAGGCCTCCAAGGCGACACCCATGTGCTCGGCGAGTTCCTCTTCGGTTGCCGATCGCTTCAGACGGTGTTCCAGCTCGTCGAGGGAACGCTGGATCTCGCGGGCACGCGCCCTCACCGATCGCGGCACCCAGTCGAGGGCGCGCAGCTCGTCGAGGATCGCTCCCTTGATCCGTTGCACCGCATAGGTCTCGAACTTGAAGCCACGCTCGAGGTCGAACTTGTCGATCGCATCGATCAGCCCGAACATCCCGTAGGAGATCAGGTCTGCCTGTTCGACACTCCGTGGCAGTCCGACACCCACCCTGCCCGCGACGAACTTGACCAGGGGCGAGAAGTGGATGATGAGTCCCTCCCGCGCTGCCTTGTCCCCCGTTTCCTTGAATCGGCGCCAGTACCCCTCGAGGTCCTGCTCTGAGGGTTCAGGCGCGCGGATGCGATCGCTCATAGGTCGCCTTGAGGTGGCTGAGGGACACGGCAGTGTATGTCTGGGTGGTGGCCAGTTCAACATGACCCAGCAGTTCCTGAACGGTGCGCAGGTCGGCTCCATGCTCGAGCAGATGGGTGGCGAACGAATGTCGCAAAGCGTGTGGGAAGGTGCCGATCCGACCGGACACGACGCGGCGGATCCCCCGCTGATCCAATGGTCCCCCGCGCGCCCCGACCCACAGCGCCCTGCCCGCCCCGGCCGAAGCAAGCGCAGGTCGTCCCCGGGCCAGATAGCGATCGACCGCCCGGCGTGCCTCACCGGACAGCGGGACCACGCGTTCCTTGGAACCCTTGCCCATCACCCGGACCAGGTCTACCCCATCGACGTCGTCCACCTGCATGCCGACGAGCTCCGACACCCGCACACCCGTCCCGTAGAGCACCTCGAGGATGGCCCGATCACGCAACGACATCGGGTCGGTTCCATCGATGGCGTCCAGACCCGATCCGAGGGCCCGCTCGGGGACCGATCGCGGAAGGCGCAGCGGCTTCTTCCGGGACGGCAGAGCATGGGTCGGGTCGGCGGCCAGGCCGCCACGCTTGACGGCGTCGGCGAAGAAAGCCCGCACCGCCGACGCCTTGCGCGCCACCGACGCCGGCGCGTAGCGCCTGGTAACGAGATTGGCCTGGAACCGGCGGACGGCGCGTCGGTCGACGGCATCCACCGAGTCCACGCCGAGGCGGTCACAGAAGTCGAAGAACTGGGCGAGGTCGCGTCTGTAGGCGGCGATGGTGTGCGCGGAGAGGCCGCGCTCGTCGGACATCCGGCCGAGGAACGCCTGAACGGGCTGGCGGGCCCAGGAGGGCGTCCGGGGGAGGTTCGCCACGCGCCCATCGTCGCCGGGTGGAGCGGCGCGGTCAACGACCGCTTTCAGGCTGGCATCACCAGATCGCCTTGACGCCTGACCTTTCCCTCGAGCTCCAGGCGCCCCAGCAGGGCGAGCAGCTCGGAACCATGGAGACCGAGAGCGGCGCCGAACTCGTCGATCGGAACACCCGCCTGAGCGAACATCTTCGGCTGCCCCACCGCCGCGGCGACGGGGCGAACTGCCGGCGGGCCGAGTACCAGCGACAGGGCCTCCACCAGGTCGGCGGGATCGAGCACCGGCCCGGCCCCATCGCGGATCAGGAGATTGCACCCGACCGATGCGGCGCGGCCCACGTCGCCGGGCACCGCGAACACGGCTCGGCCCTGCTCGGCAGCGCGGGCAGCAGTAACCAAGGCGCCACCCCGGACCGCCGATTCCACCACCACGACCGCCGCCGATAGCCCTGAAATGATCCGGTTGCGGGGCGGAAACCTCCAGCCTAGGGGACGCGCCCCCGGCGGATACTCGCTGATCACGGCCCCACCGCCGTCGAGGATGGTGGTCGTCAGGTCGGCGTGCTCCCGGGGGTACACCACGTCGACCCCGCATCCGAGGACGGCCACACTCGGGCCTCCCGCTTCCACCGCGGCGCATTGTGCCGTGGCATCGATCCCCCGGGCGAGTCCCGAGACGAGGACCCAGCCCGCCGCAGCGATCGCCCGGCCGTATCCGGTGGCGAGAGCCCTCCCGTACCCGGTGCATCGCCTGGTACCCACCACGCCGACGCCCATACGCTCGGGGAGACGGCCCCGGACGAACAACACATCCGGCGGGTCCTCGATCCCGGCGAGCCACGGCGGGTAGGCGCCATCGCCGAGGAACACCGTCTCCGCGCCCGCCTCCTCCACAGCACTTCGGCACTCGCTTGGTGCCCGCACGACTGCAGGAGGTACCCCGTCGACGCCTCCCGCCCGAATCGCCGCGAGGACCGCACCGGCGGTGCGATGGCGGGCCACCAGGTCACGATGACGCGCCGGGTGCAGCCCGACAAAGGCGAGACGCAGCCGATCGTCACGACTCACACCGCACCTCGAAGCCCGAGCGCCTCGGCCATGTGATCGGCGTTCGCCGAGTCGTCCCCGGCGAGGTCGGCGATGGTTCGAGCCACCCTGCGCACCCGGTCCCACCCCCGGGCGGTCAGATCGAAGCGCTCGATCGCTCGGGTCGCCAGCCGGTGGGCGTCGGGATCCCACGGGAGGGCGTCGAGCGCGTCGCGGTCGAGAGCCCGGTTGAGCACGCCACGGTCGATCTGGCGACGGCGCGCCACCTCCACCCTCCCCCTGACCGACGCTGTCGCTTCGCCACCTGGCCCGAGCAGCTCGGCTGGCTCCACCCGATGCACGGGAACCCGCAGATCGAACCGATCCACCAGGGGGCCGGAGAGGCGGGCCCGATACCGGCCGACCGCAGCGGGCGCACACCGGCACGGCGAGCGCGAGTCCCCGTGGAAGCCGCACGGACACGGGTTCGTCGCCGCCACCACCTGCACCCGACAGGGGAAGCTGACCGATGCGCCCTTCCGGGCGACGTGGACCGCCCCCTCCTCGATGGGCTGACGCAGCGTGTCGAGCAGGTAGGGCGGGAACTCGGCGAGCTCGTCGAGGAACAGCACGCCGCGGTCGGCGAGGGTCAACTCCCCCGGCACCGGCATGCCCGACCCCCCGCCGATGATCGCCGCCGGCGTGGCCGTGTGATGGGGGCTGCGAAATGGGGGCCGGGCGTCGAGGAACGGTGGCCTTCCGGCGGCGGCGTGAGCCTGGGCGACGTCGAGCGCCTCGTGCTCCGTCAGATCCGGCAGCACCCCTGCCAAGGCTCGGGCGAGCATCGTCTTGCCGGATCCGGGCGCCCCCGACAGGAGGAGATGGTGCCCACCGGCGGCGGCCACCTCGACGGCCCGCCGGGCGACCTCTTGACCTCGAACCGATGCCAGATCGACCGCAGGATCTCGGGATGGCGGGGTCGGGGCGGTGTCGGTGGTGCCCGGATCCGTTCCGGCCACTACCGCGATGGCCTGAGCCAGTGAGTCCACGCCGGTCACCTCGGCGCCGGACAGTGCCCCTTCGGCCAGGGCCGACACCCCGAGCAGGCATCGCTGACCGCGCTGACGAGCGACGATGCCCGCGGCCAGGGCACCGCGAGCCGAGCGCACCGTCCCATCGAGGGCGAGCTCGCCGAGCGCCACCACCTCCCGACACGATCGCGGCGCCTCGCCGAGGGCGGCGGCGACTCCGAGGGCGATGGGCAGGTCATAAGCCGAGCCGGCCTTGGGGACATCCGCCGGTGCCAGGTTGACCGTCACCTTCCCACGATGAAAACGCAGCCCGGTGGCCGTGATCGCAGCGCGCACCCGTTCGCGTGCCTCGCGTACCGCGGTGTCGGGGAGGCCGACGATCGTGAAGGTCTCGCGCTGAGCGGTGGCCAGGCTGACCTCGACCCGAACGGCCCGCGGTTCCACACCGACGACGGTGGCAGAGGTGACCGAAGCGAACATCGCGTCAAGGTATGGGACGCCCCGGACAGAAACCAGGGGTACGAACTCAGCGGCCTTCGAACTCCGGGGGTCGCTTCTCCAGGAAGGCGACCATGCCCTCCACGACATCGGCGGTACCGAAGAGCAACGACTGGGCGGCCTGCTCGTAAGCGAGCCCGTCATCGAACGAACTGCCCGCTGAGGTGTCCAGGCCCGTCTTGATGAACCGCTGCGCGAGGGGAGCCCCGGCTGCCAGTTCGGCGGCCAACGATGCGGCCGACCCGGCCAGGTCGGCCGGGGGCACGACACGGGCCACCATGCCCATCGCCATCGCCTCGGCGGCCTCGACCGTGCGACCGGTGAGCGCCAACTCTTTGGCGCGGGCGAGACCTACGAGCCTGGGCAGCACCCAGGTGCCGCCGAAGTCGAGGGTCAGGCCGCGCTTGACGAAGACCTCGGCGAACCGAGCGCGCTCGCTGGCGATCACGATGTCGCAGCCCAGGGCGAGATTCATCCCCGCCCCGACCGCGTAGCCGTCGACGGCGGCGACGGTCGGCTTGGTGATCCGGTGGAGCGCCGAGGCGGCGGCGCCGACATCGGTCATGGCGTCGTAGGCGCGGGTGGTCGACGCGGCACCCCCCAGGTCGCTCAGATCGGCGCCGGAACAGAAGTCCTCACCGTCCCCGGTGATCACGAGCACCCGGGCTGGCGATGCCTCGAAGTCGTCGAATACCGCAGCGAGGTCACGCCACGAGCCCATCGGCACGGCGTTGCGTCGGCCGGGGTTCGAGATCGTCAGCCAGCGCACCGGCCCGTCGTCACGCGTGGAGAACATCGCGAAGGACGATACAAGAAGAGCTCACAGCTAACAGTCCACAGCTCACAGCCAGAACTTCAGTCTGGCCGATAGCTGGTAGCCGGTAGCTGGTAGCTGTCTGCCATCATCGGCTCATGGGGTTCAACCCGTTTCGGAAGCAGCAGCGGCGGACCGCCGACGTCGTCCTCGTGGTGGCCGCACTGGGCGTGGCGGTGCTGCTCGTCCTGTGGGCCGTGGCGTGGCCATAGGTCGATCACTGGGACCGGAGGTCGTCACCCCGGTGCAGCCATACAACGCCCGGAAGGCCTACCTCTGTCCGGGTTGTCAGGGCATCATCCCTGCCGGGGAGGGTCACCTCGTGGTGATCCCGG
Coding sequences within:
- the pyrH gene encoding UMP kinase, with protein sequence MTRVALKLSGESFADPETGYGIDPKTVQRLATEIAEVSSEGHQIAIIVGGGNIFRGLSSAAAGMDRANADYMGMLATVINALALRDAIEGAGAPARVQTAIGIAQVAEPYIRLRAIRHLEKGRVVIFAGGTGNPFFTTDTALALRAAEIGAEMVLKGTRVDGVYDADPEQVPDAQLLPDLSYMEVLERGLRVMDSTAITMCMDNGLPIRVFNITVPGNIARAVRGEAIGTLVR
- a CDS encoding phosphatidate cytidylyltransferase; its protein translation is MNDSGDDRTGGYDPEESSPDADDLVLSDSSDERDWSDSEAEEIPPPVPVGDTGEFVDLPAWATDATHAAEHVESRGFDGDSEVGSNSAPVDLDPDSYDREQETLFEVAPEVVEEPGPVDDAWEPAPAPDPDGEDPPTPAVPPADTDMPHGVATARAYEALGAEDGQGLYDWDEFVGSLPASPAAPGHSGDGPPEEMSRKERRRARKAARAAEKGAAVGAEEGGRPRHRDEPGESETDAWVEADPKETAWLREGVQEEDPPEPGSSVFAPSPPWTDDSPPSLPPPPARPEEPVWLAAEQPLVDDPPLPAREAAALAADPLDDEMGGEDEWFDEVQDDDDLDGRQDDSPPAVVIDDDAELDLDADSYATSATREHRGLAEAMYQAGDEDLEWQAMSASMPGLGTGVIGYDDVADLGGDEEDTYVERTRSDLGTRVFTGLVLLGLLLGSMWVGREAFAVFIGLVVLIALIEYYTALRRARLRPIALFGYLGGLGVLFGVWFHGPLAIPVVLCLVAVVTYFVYAFAPLGRDALTNGGLTLLGVVWVTVTASFAFPLIKAPGFHALMLTVVVTTAAMDIGAYGFGRVMGRRRLAPLVSPNKTVEGLLGGIVATFGAAAGMSFVFEEISLAHALALAAVVSVLAPLGDLAESMFKRSMGIKDMGVILPGHGGILDRIDALLFVVPGAWVLFTVQGLAG
- the dprA gene encoding DNA-processing protein DprA; translation: MSRDDRLRLAFVGLHPARHRDLVARHRTAGAVLAAIRAGGVDGVPPAVVRAPSECRSAVEEAGAETVFLGDGAYPPWLAGIEDPPDVLFVRGRLPERMGVGVVGTRRCTGYGRALATGYGRAIAAAGWVLVSGLARGIDATAQCAAVEAGGPSVAVLGCGVDVVYPREHADLTTTILDGGGAVISEYPPGARPLGWRFPPRNRIISGLSAAVVVVESAVRGGALVTAARAAEQGRAVFAVPGDVGRAASVGCNLLIRDGAGPVLDPADLVEALSLVLGPPAVRPVAAAVGQPKMFAQAGVPIDEFGAALGLHGSELLALLGRLELEGKVRRQGDLVMPA
- the dxr gene encoding 1-deoxy-D-xylulose-5-phosphate reductoisomerase; amino-acid sequence: MTPVVVLGVTGSIGRQTLEVCDRLGRPVVAIAAGRGSNDLHAIATARPEVRVAVAAPTGDERERFTADLGERVSFGSEAVAELAAIPDATVVNAIVGAAGLRASAIALESGNRLALANKESLVSAGTVLLDAAARGGGELIPIDSEHSALFQLLDGEDADSVSRLVLTASGGPFRGRPLEDLEEVTVEEALDHPTWSMGPRITIDSATLMNKAFEVIEAHHLFGVSYDRIGVVIHPQSIVHGLVEFSDGSYQAHLGAPDMRVPIAYALGHPQRLAFDPKPFSLAGAVLEFLEPDLDQLPCLRLGYEAGRSGGSAPAVLNAADEMAVRAFLERRIGFTSIPVVVERTLADVEQRELATVDDVLSVDAEARSVAAMHIGIC
- the rpsB gene encoding 30S ribosomal protein S2, producing MAAVTMKQLLEAGVHFGHQTRRWNPKMRPYIFSERNGIHIIDLRQTLEATERATAFIRDLVAGGGVVLFVGTKKQAQMVVQEAATRSGMPYVNHRWLGGMLTNFQTIRQRILYMRELEQMDDTGVMNALPKKERLKLRRELEKLRAVLGGVRDMQRAPDAVFVIDVRTERIAVTEASRLGIPVVAVVDTNCDPDDVDHVIPGNDDAIRAAQLMGSAIADAALEGAELAKAKRKGADDAAADDAAADDAATVEAS
- a CDS encoding YifB family Mg chelatase-like AAA ATPase → MFASVTSATVVGVEPRAVRVEVSLATAQRETFTIVGLPDTAVREARERVRAAITATGLRFHRGKVTVNLAPADVPKAGSAYDLPIALGVAAALGEAPRSCREVVALGELALDGTVRSARGALAAGIVARQRGQRCLLGVSALAEGALSGAEVTGVDSLAQAIAVVAGTDPGTTDTAPTPPSRDPAVDLASVRGQEVARRAVEVAAAGGHHLLLSGAPGSGKTMLARALAGVLPDLTEHEALDVAQAHAAAGRPPFLDARPPFRSPHHTATPAAIIGGGSGMPVPGELTLADRGVLFLDELAEFPPYLLDTLRQPIEEGAVHVARKGASVSFPCRVQVVAATNPCPCGFHGDSRSPCRCAPAAVGRYRARLSGPLVDRFDLRVPVHRVEPAELLGPGGEATASVRGRVEVARRRQIDRGVLNRALDRDALDALPWDPDAHRLATRAIERFDLTARGWDRVRRVARTIADLAGDDSANADHMAEALGLRGAV
- a CDS encoding tyrosine recombinase XerC, which produces MANLPRTPSWARQPVQAFLGRMSDERGLSAHTIAAYRRDLAQFFDFCDRLGVDSVDAVDRRAVRRFQANLVTRRYAPASVARKASAVRAFFADAVKRGGLAADPTHALPSRKKPLRLPRSVPERALGSGLDAIDGTDPMSLRDRAILEVLYGTGVRVSELVGMQVDDVDGVDLVRVMGKGSKERVVPLSGEARRAVDRYLARGRPALASAGAGRALWVGARGGPLDQRGIRRVVSGRIGTFPHALRHSFATHLLEHGADLRTVQELLGHVELATTQTYTAVSLSHLKATYERSHPRA
- the whiG gene encoding RNA polymerase sigma factor WhiG yields the protein MSDRIRAPEPSEQDLEGYWRRFKETGDKAAREGLIIHFSPLVKFVAGRVGVGLPRSVEQADLISYGMFGLIDAIDKFDLERGFKFETYAVQRIKGAILDELRALDWVPRSVRARAREIQRSLDELEHRLKRSATEEELAEHMGVALEALQTRLGEIASLGFVALDELLDPGDRGSATLGDLLSDPQSMDPSGSFEKQETRYFLTDAISRLADRERLVVTLYYYEGLTLAEIGGVLGVTESRICQIHTKAVMSLRNRMMEPG
- the tsf gene encoding elongation factor Ts (EF-Ts; functions during elongation stage of protein translation; forms a dimer; associates with EF-Tu-GDP complex and promotes exchange of GDP to GTP resulting in regeneration of the active form of EF-Tu), giving the protein MTTITAQDVAALRKKTGAGMMDAKRALEESAGDLEAAERLLMERGLASARKRADRAADQGTIGSYLHFQADRPVIGVLVELVCETDFVAKSTEFKVAANDIAMHVAWARPRWLSRDEVPDSAIDDERSIITAQARNEGKPEEVIAKIVDGKVGSFYADTVLLDQTFANAEKFAGTVGDMVEALGVQMRENIAVRRFSRLGVGEDSAE
- the frr gene encoding ribosome recycling factor, yielding MIDELLAEASAKMDQAVAHAQSEFATIRTGRANPALLQRVTVDYYGAPTPLQQLASISVPEAQLLVVQPFDPGSVSAVQKALQAAGLGLNPSNDGSVIRLSFPPLTEERRKELIRVVRNMVEEGRVAVRNIRRHSKDEMEALEGEVSEDDIHRGEARLQEVTDQHIARLDDLLAHKEAELLEV
- a CDS encoding enoyl-CoA hydratase/isomerase family protein → MFSTRDDGPVRWLTISNPGRRNAVPMGSWRDLAAVFDDFEASPARVLVITGDGEDFCSGADLSDLGGAASTTRAYDAMTDVGAAASALHRITKPTVAAVDGYAVGAGMNLALGCDIVIASERARFAEVFVKRGLTLDFGGTWVLPRLVGLARAKELALTGRTVEAAEAMAMGMVARVVPPADLAGSAASLAAELAAGAPLAQRFIKTGLDTSAGSSFDDGLAYEQAAQSLLFGTADVVEGMVAFLEKRPPEFEGR